One segment of Thermococcus sp. DNA contains the following:
- the pyrI gene encoding aspartate carbamoyltransferase regulatory subunit, translated as MPELKVEVIPEGTVIDHIPVGKWLKVVEILGLTKPNGGTLLIASNVPSKKLGRKDIVKVEGRYLSEEEVNKIALIAPLATVNIVKDYKIVEKFKVEIPDEIVGILRCPNPNCVSNHEHVTPKFRVESREPLKLRCHYCERTIEGDDILGNL; from the coding sequence ATGCCCGAGCTGAAGGTTGAGGTCATCCCCGAGGGGACGGTTATAGACCACATTCCAGTAGGAAAGTGGCTCAAGGTCGTCGAGATACTCGGCCTGACGAAGCCCAACGGCGGAACCCTGCTCATAGCCTCCAACGTCCCGAGCAAGAAGCTTGGAAGAAAGGATATCGTCAAGGTCGAGGGTCGCTATCTGAGTGAAGAGGAGGTCAACAAGATAGCCCTAATAGCGCCCTTGGCTACCGTTAACATCGTGAAGGACTACAAAATCGTTGAGAAGTTCAAAGTGGAGATTCCCGACGAAATAGTCGGAATCCTGAGGTGCCCAAACCCGAACTGCGTCAGCAACCACGAGCACGTTACTCCGAAGTTCAGGGTCGAGAGCAGAGAACCACTCAAGCTCCGCTGTCACTACTGCGAGAGAACGATTGAGGGGGACGATATACTCGGGAACCTTTAG
- the pyrB gene encoding aspartate carbamoyltransferase, giving the protein MEWKGRDVISIRDFSKEDIEFVLSVAERLEEELKEKGSLDYARGKILATLFFEPSTRTRLSFESAMHRLGGSVIGFSSASSTSVKKGESLADTIKTVEQYSDVIVIRHPMEGAARLAAEVAEVPVINAGDGSNQHPTQTLLDLYTIKRTFGKIDGLTIGLLGDLKYGRTVHSLAEALAFYDVELYLISPELLRMPRHIVEELREKGLEVHETTDLEGVIPELDVLYVTRIQRERFPDEEEYLKVKGSYQVNLSVIKNAKESLRVMHPLPRVDEIHPEVDKSKHALYFRQVFSGVPVRMALLGLTLGVLEGF; this is encoded by the coding sequence ATGGAGTGGAAAGGACGCGACGTGATAAGCATAAGGGACTTCTCGAAGGAAGACATTGAGTTCGTTTTGAGCGTTGCAGAAAGGCTTGAGGAGGAGCTTAAGGAGAAGGGCTCGCTCGACTACGCCCGTGGGAAAATTCTGGCGACGCTCTTCTTCGAGCCGTCAACGAGGACGCGCCTGAGCTTTGAGAGTGCGATGCACAGGCTCGGCGGTTCGGTTATAGGCTTCTCCTCCGCATCGAGCACGAGCGTTAAGAAGGGCGAGAGCTTAGCTGACACGATAAAGACGGTGGAGCAGTACAGCGACGTGATAGTGATAAGGCATCCCATGGAGGGGGCCGCCAGGCTTGCCGCTGAAGTTGCAGAAGTCCCGGTCATCAACGCCGGCGATGGAAGTAATCAGCACCCGACTCAGACTTTGCTGGACCTCTACACGATAAAGAGAACTTTCGGGAAGATTGACGGCTTAACAATCGGTCTGCTCGGCGATTTGAAGTATGGAAGAACCGTCCACAGCTTAGCCGAGGCTCTAGCTTTCTACGACGTTGAGCTCTACCTGATTTCCCCCGAGCTTTTGAGAATGCCGAGGCACATCGTTGAGGAGCTCCGCGAGAAGGGCCTCGAGGTGCACGAGACCACCGACCTAGAGGGCGTAATCCCCGAATTGGACGTCCTCTACGTGACGAGAATCCAGCGCGAGAGGTTTCCAGACGAGGAGGAGTACCTCAAGGTGAAGGGAAGCTACCAGGTGAACCTCTCCGTCATTAAGAACGCCAAAGAAAGTCTCAGGGTAATGCATCCGCTCCCGAGGGTTGACGAGATTCATCCGGAGGTCGATAAGAGCAAACACGCGCTCTACTTCAGGCAGGTCTTCTCAGGCGTTCCGGTGAGGATGGCCCTTCTCGGACTTACACTCGGTGTTCTGGAGGGGTTTTGA